A single Bufo bufo chromosome 6, aBufBuf1.1, whole genome shotgun sequence DNA region contains:
- the ATP5F1E gene encoding ATP synthase subunit epsilon, mitochondrial — protein MVAYWRQAGLNYIRYSQICAKAVRAALKPQYKAEADKLSVANVKIFKPKTEGN, from the exons ATGGTGGCGTACTGGAGACAGGCCGGACTCAA CTACATCCGCTATTCTCAGATCTGTGCCAAGGCAGTGAGAGCGGCTCTGAAACCACAATACAAAGCAGAGGCCGACAAGTTGTCAGTTGCCAACGTGAAGATCTTCAAACCGAAGACAGAGGGAAACTG A